Proteins encoded in a region of the Streptomyces sp. NBC_01298 genome:
- a CDS encoding DUF1330 domain-containing protein translates to MTAYALFDNIEVTDPAKLAEYAQRVRAVVERHGGRYLAVGGRLDPVEGEPMLTYPVLIEFPDLAAARGWYDAPDYQELKALRQSGSKANATLFETGPSDLLDA, encoded by the coding sequence ATGACCGCGTACGCACTGTTCGACAACATAGAGGTCACCGACCCGGCCAAGCTCGCCGAGTACGCCCAGCGCGTGCGCGCGGTGGTGGAGCGCCACGGCGGCCGCTACCTCGCCGTCGGGGGCCGGCTCGACCCGGTGGAGGGAGAGCCGATGCTGACCTACCCCGTCCTCATCGAGTTCCCCGACCTGGCCGCCGCCCGCGGCTGGTACGACGCCCCCGACTACCAGGAACTCAAGGCCCTCCGGCAGTCGGGCTCCAAGGCGAACGCCACCCTCTTCGAGACCGGCCCTTCCGACCTCCTGGACGCCTGA
- a CDS encoding cupin domain-containing protein, with translation MSHPNHPRYPEPRYQGDRGEVNASFRTADTPPDLVSPGGDAYRYLATHGSTGGEYGLYQVDLAAGAAGAKTHFHKAMSESFYVLSGELELFNGEKWVTGRAGDFLYVPVGGLHGFKNVTDEPMSMLMLFSPGAPREEFFEGVAEVARRGSAELKEFRVRHDSYFEEDFPAGP, from the coding sequence ATGTCGCACCCGAACCACCCGCGGTACCCCGAGCCCCGCTACCAGGGAGACAGGGGTGAGGTGAACGCGTCCTTCCGGACCGCCGACACCCCGCCGGACCTGGTCTCGCCCGGCGGTGACGCCTACCGCTACCTCGCCACCCACGGATCGACCGGCGGCGAGTACGGCCTGTACCAGGTGGACCTGGCGGCGGGGGCGGCCGGCGCCAAGACCCACTTCCACAAGGCGATGTCGGAGTCCTTCTACGTCCTCTCCGGGGAGCTGGAGCTCTTCAACGGAGAGAAGTGGGTGACGGGCCGCGCCGGTGACTTCCTGTACGTGCCGGTCGGCGGCCTGCACGGCTTCAAGAACGTGACGGACGAGCCCATGTCGATGCTCATGCTCTTCTCCCCGGGCGCCCCGCGCGAGGAGTTCTTCGAAGGGGTCGCGGAGGTGGCGCGGCGCGGCAGTGCCGAACTCAAGGAGTTCCGCGTGCGGCACGACAGCTACTTCGAGGAAGACTTCCCGGCCGGGCCCTGA